The Candidatus Limnocylindrales bacterium genome has a segment encoding these proteins:
- a CDS encoding isoamylase early set domain-containing protein, producing MAVKKTGARGEKKEQPTKKKVVFQLLAPEAQSVRVAGSFNNWDTQSYELKKNKKGLWKTTISLEPGTYEYLFLVDGKWEKDPACTEFVSNPFGGQNCTITVT from the coding sequence ATGGCCGTTAAAAAGACGGGTGCAAGAGGTGAGAAAAAAGAACAACCCACCAAGAAAAAAGTCGTATTCCAGCTTTTAGCTCCTGAAGCTCAAAGCGTCAGAGTAGCTGGAAGCTTTAACAACTGGGATACCCAATCCTATGAATTAAAAAAAAATAAGAAAGGACTCTGGAAGACAACTATTTCTCTGGAACCCGGAACCTATGAATATCTTTTTTTAGTAGATGGAAAATGGGAGAAAGATCCGGCCTGTACGGAGTTTGTCTCCAATCCCTTTGGGGGTCAGAACTGTACCATTACCGTAACCTAG